The following is a genomic window from Malus sylvestris chromosome 12, drMalSylv7.2, whole genome shotgun sequence.
ATGACTCCTTCCATGTAGTCATTTGCAAATCCCTTTTCTCATGCTTTTTTCAATGCTTATGAAGTGCATTTCTAAATCCCTATATCTAACATGTTGTAATCCATTCAATGCTAACTTGGCCTAATGGTTCGAAGTCCCTCAACCAAACATAGCCTAAGGTCCCTCCATTTTGAAGAGTGATTTGTTTTAGTTATTAGGGGCCGAGGTCCAAAACAATTACTTAGTAGTCATTTTAgatataaaaatttattttttattatattgttAAATTGCTTGACTAGATTACATTCATATGTATATATCTGAATTATTTAGTAGTTTTAGTTATTGTTTTGTTAAGTTCTTTATTATGTTTCTGAGGTTTTGTGGTTGAGTGGCTCTGGTTGTCTGTGATGGTCTTCTTGACCACTCCTCCGTTCTTCCCTCTTTCGGGTTTTAATATAATCGTTACTTTCTCAAAAGACAAGCTGAACATGATCAACATTCTTGCCCCAGCTTTAGGCGAGTGTTGGAAATAGAAATATATTATGATTAGGACTCCCATAATGCTTGGTTTCCTGATTTGATCGTAAATTAGTTTCCTCCTGTTGCGTTTATACTCTATTAACCTATTTTACTATTTAGGCAGTGGAAATGGATTCTTGCTTCTTCTATTTTCTCAAAAGAAGCAAGATATGAGTAAAATGTTGCATCAAATTGAAACCTCTTTAGTTTCTTGTTCTCTTTAGTTTCTTGTTCGTTATATAAGTAATATTACTAATATGTAGCAAATGGAAATTAGCTTGCTCCATGCTTTGCATGCTTACCTGCGTTATGCTCTTGTTGGATGAGCTTTTTCTGCTTATGTTTATCgacttattattttataatattcaGATAATGGGCTATCTTACCGGTGCATCACCTCACATAAAGAGTGGAGCAGTGTCTGTGCTATCAGTGCTGGTGTATAAAGATACAGATATTTGTCTTTCAATGCCCGATCTTGTTCCCTCTATTTTATCTTTGTTGCAAGGGAAAGCTTTAGAAGTTATAAAAGTGAGTGTCATTACTTCTGATCACTATTAGTGTTTTTTCGTCTATTGATTGTTTTTGCTGGGCCTGAAATGCTAATGAGTTTGTTGCTACACATTTAACAGGCTGTTTTGGGCTTTGTAAAAGTACTAGTATCCTGTTTAGAGACTAGACCTCTGCAACGGCTTCTTCCTGATATTGTCAATGCAGTTCTCCCATGGTCACCAGTTTCGAGACATCATTTCAGATCAAAGGCACGTACAGATTTAGCAATAATGCTTTTAGTGCCTGGACAAATGCACACACATATTTAtgtttgcaaatatttttacttttggcACCTTAATCAGCACCATTTTACCTACAGGTTACAGTCATAATAGAGATTTTGTTAAGGAAGTGCGGTACTGCATCAGTTCAGTTTGCTACACCTGATAAATACAAGGGTTTCCTGAAGGGCATTGTGGAggtaatttttttagtttccaTGTATTAAACGGTTTTGGTGGTTAAGTTTGGGGTACTCATGCTGGAACAAATCCTGCAAGAATTGAGCTTCGTAATACATGATCTGGAATTCTTTCCTATTACTCCGTCAAATTTTACATTGTAAATTTCACAGAGAAAATATGAatatatttgtgtgtgtgggtgtatACATACACAcgtatacacacatatatatttagtTGAACCAAATAAGAAATTGATTTTACATTGCAAATCTTACTGCAGAGCCGCCATAACAAGAAATCTTCCAAGGAAGTTGCAGCAACCGATATAGACACGGGTCATGCAGACACTACAACCAACAGGTCTGATATTTTTGTACGATCTGTTTTACTGTCCAATACACTAACTTTTTGTAGTTTACATCTACTCATTTCTCTTGGAACTCTTTTTAAAAGGACGGAGGATAAAAAGCGCAAGAGATTTGGTAAGCCACATGAAAAGAACGGATCAATGGAACATAGAGAGATGAAAAGGTTGAAGAGACACATTCCTAACAACCAGAGAACCAACGACCTTCATACTTCTGGCGGTGATGGATTCAAGTGGACTAATAAAGGTAGGCAATCTGATCGAGTAAAATCAAATAAAGACGAGTCAGAAAGAAGTGGAAAgacaaataaagagaaatataGTAAAGGTCCCGCAAGTGGCTTCAAGAGGAAGACGGATAGCACAAATACGAGGAAGGATGCAGCTGCAATGCCTAGACCTCACACTTCATCCAAATCATTCAAACACAAGAAGGTTGGGAGAAAAAACTAGATAGTTCAGTAGGGATTTCCTCGATATGGGATTGCTCCTGCATATGTGGAGCGTAACAAAACCTGCACCTTCCTGCCCCATAACATTACCCATGAGTTTCTTTTTCACATGGAGCTTTGCAGTTTAAAGATATGGCAATGTGGCATCTTGCTCTCCATCTAGGGCCCGAGTAGGATTGGCTTTCGTACTTCCGATCCTTTCGGAGAAACCTGAAGCAAATGCCTTGGTTTAGTGGAAGCTGATTCTTGCTATATTTGGGTCTAGGGATTAGCTTGACGGCTTTtatgtacccattttttgttTCCCCTACATGTGTTTTGTGTTTGAtatgtttgtttaatttaaatatttgGTGGTATACACCGTGcaattttatttgtgttttcttGTGATCTTGTAGTTCTCTTGTAGACGAGGCAACTtgataaagaagaaaagatGGATTGTTAAAGTGGATTTTTGatttagggtaaaagactgtttactaccctcatgtttcgtggttttcaacatttagtacatcatgtttttttcgtctcagagtcatacctaaagtataaattttgggacagtctcatacatccgttagtcaaaatgttaagtttttcgttaactgtgacgtggcgcactgactgggcgccacgtgtcatccacgtttttttttttcttttttctttcttttcttttcttcttcttcctccaactgcaactttctgtttttttttttttttttttttttttttttgcttcttccttttccttcttccttccttcctccttcctttccctgtcttccccttcttccttcttcttcctccgaaatctggggaattttttttttttttttttctttctttttcttcctccttccttctccttcttcttcttcttcttcttcttcttcctccgaaatctggggaagtttgtttttttttttctttctttcttcttcttcctccttcttcttcttcctcaaaaaaaaaaaaaaaaaacacttttatattttcttcctcttcttcttcttcttctttctctttcctcctttcttcttctttctctttcctcctttcttcttcttcttcttcttcttcttcctccgaatctgcccagattcaatttttttttcttttttcttcctccttcttctccttcttccttccccttcttcgttcttcttcttcttcctccgaatttgggggaagatgaaagtgtttttattttttatttttttgaggaagaagcaaaaggaagaagcaaaaaaaaaaaaaaaaaaaaaaaaaaaaaaaaacagaaagttgcagtcgaaggaagaagaagaagaaggaagaagaagaaaagaaaagaaagaaaaaagaaaaaaaaaaaacaacgtggatgacacgtggcgcccaatcaGTGCGCCACGTTAcagttaacgaaaaacttaacagtttgactaacggatgtatgagactgtcccaaaatttacactttaggtatgactctgagacgaaaaaaacttgatgtactaaatgttgaaaaccacgaaacattagGGTAGTAAACAATCTTTTACCCTTTGATTTAATTATAATCTCTCATTTGAAGTTGTTTAACTTAGctctcaaattttaattttttcgttCCAAGTCGGAACTTCGGTCTCTTTGTTTAGTTGGAACAAACTATTGTGCAAGTCTATCCGTTTTAGGAGGACAAGGTAAGGGTAATTACCGTCTGAAAAGTAATTGTCTTTGGACAACTCCTCCACTCGTTGGGCTTGGACAAGGACAAGGGTGATTACTATTTACATATACATTATTATGTTATGCCTTGTAAGTGTAAATTATGTaagtttgttttttgaaaattaaactcCATGTTTAACTCTGATAGTTTAATTTCAAATACAAAGCAAAACATAGCGTTGCAACAATCATAGGTAACTAAACATAAAAGGTGAATTAAGAAGATGGTTGGATACTTTTTCctaacctttttctttttattctcatttattttcttatgtttGTTTTCCATATTTAACGATTGAATTAATCATTGccgtttgattatttttttttctttttattattgaaTCTGACTTTTTAGATCATCAGGCCGttgaaaatccaacggttatTGTGTCGCCACGTTAGGCAGCCGTTGCAAGTTTTTTATTATTGGTCGCCATcaagattttttcttttattattttcttcaacATGAAATTACTAATGTGGCCaccaaggttttttttttctttgacaaaCGACAACATTAGTTTGTTAAATTATTAGTTGTTTTGGGGAGGGCGATCAATGGGGACGAATCCACACCAAAGTGCATGAGCATGATTACTTTTGGCAAAGTAGTAAAGCGTCATCTACAGCCATCAAAGTATTCGATaacaaacaaaataagaaatctGTTGTGAAATTGAGGATATGTATGCAGTAGAACATAAAGTAAATAAGACACAATATTTACGAGGTTTGACAAGTGTGCCTATGGCCTCAGAACAGCAGTAGTATTTTCTCTCATTATCTGAAATAATGGGAGTACAAAGATGAccctcactttttttttctctacctCTCTAGCATTGGCATAGCTTACAtgaattttctctattttttgtgTTGTGTTCTTCAATGATGCAAGTACCTCTTTATATAGAGGTTTTCATTCTTCTTTGGTCATATTTGGTTGGCCATGTTTTTCAACCTAAGAAACTTATTAAGATATTTTCTTTGACAACATTATAAAGTTACGGTCATATTTGGTTGCTTATTATAATGGCCGTTTAACATCTCCATTTATGACATAATCATGTAAAGATTCAATAACTAGCAATTAAACAGCCTCaaaatttatttgaaaaaaaaaaagagagaattaAAAGACTAGAACggccttaaaaaaaatttaaaaaaaaaaaaaaaaaaaaaaaaagacacccaacaaaattcaaaaatcagCGTCAAATGTCCGCCTAAACCGACATGCCTAAAGCTGAAGCTAACGGCTATAAAACCAGCACGCGGATTCtctgtcttccttcttctccattgATCTCAaacctctcatctctctctctctctctctctctctctctctctctctcgctcatcaaatttcaagtttcaagattcaaattttcaaatctcGGATCGATGTCAATGGATTTTCAGCGTTCGTCGTTCTCGTTCCGATCTTCCGACTACTGGGTCCATATGACGCTGCAGGGTTTCCAATCTCTGGCGGACTCTAAGTCCCAATTTTTCGGCGAGCTTTCTCTCCGTCAGGACCAGATTTTTCAGAAACGCTTCCACGCCTTTATTCTCGATGAATTTCCACTGGGTCATGATCGCTACGCTACGCCCCGTTTCGCTCACTCCCCGAGTTGCGCGCTCACTTACGATCTCTCTCCTCTTCCCTCAACCTCGATCCTGCCATCTACGAAGCACTAGCCCCCCAGATCAAACCCATGGCCCGGAAATTGGCAAACCCTAATGGCTCCATGGGCATTGTGGTTGAGAAATTGGGGGCAGAGAGATTTTTCGAAAGGGGAGACGACAACTTGGGTTCTTGCAGTGTATGTTTGGAGGAGTTGTCTGGTGGGACTGCGAGTGAGCTCATTCGGATGTCGTGCTCTCATGTCTATCACCCATCTTGCATCCCTCGCTGGTTCAACATGGATAAGAAGACGTGTCCCAACTGCCGATATCAACTCCATGTGGATGTTGCTGCTGCTTTGTCAAATAAAAGTTTGCGATTCATCAATTCTTTAGTATTCGTTGATTCTTTATTTGTTAGGATAAGTGTCGATATGTGTAACTTACTTTGTAAATCCTTTTTACAAAACGTGGTTGAAATTGCAATACTCACAATTTACATACTTTGTTTGGTTTAGCTTTGTCTCTGTTGTTGTGTTCCTGCCGGGATACCTTGTTCATCCTGTTttttaatttccttttcttGAATAAAGATTTCTTGTGGTTTTTGTTACATTCAAAGAGGTAAATTAACGGaattttattaaagaaataaTTCTAAACTCGGGTACAAGTTCATGGACGAATTCTAAACTTCTATTCTTGTGGTTTTTGTTACTATAATTTTTGAAAGGCCTGCCAAActataaataattttttgttacaTTCAAAGAGGTAATAGCGCCAGTTAGGTCTCGTCTTGGCGCTAGGCAACTGGCCACCCccccccgattaatgcctagacgTTTGGAAATTAAGAAATTGCGCCTAAACTTGCTGAGGCGCCCGCCTAGCCCGCCCAGACCTGTCTAGGCACCAACtgggttgcaactcacttaaacagaaaatagatagctttcattttgcattttatttttttcaataaattgtaaagacttgttgaatacttaaataaacacacattatatgattgttccccatgttttcattatgtccaatacttcataatatatatgtcattctattttgtagtttataatgaaattatatatattttaagtataaacaaacacttatttacactaaatataatagatttacttaaatccacctagtccgcctaggcgctaggccccaactCGCCGCCCGACTAACGTCCAGCATCTTTTAGAATCTTGAAATTTTTAACATGAAAATCCTTCCATGGGCATAGAAGATCAGATCAAcgtatttgttttctttaacaTGAAATAACTATTgcggtttttttttcctttcaaaacGATAGTGTTAGTTGTTAGGGGAGGGAGATTGGTGTGTGTTGAACAAGAACCAAAATACATAGACATGATTGTTTTCTATTACTACGATGAGGCACCATCTGTGGCCGTCAAGTCTTAAAAGCGAACCGAAAAAAGTAggcaaaaaattgaaatcgaatCGATTTTACAGAAATGGTTTCGATTTTTCAATTCGGGATGGGTATCGGGCCTTCAAGTGAAATTTGCAATCGGAACCCCAATCTGCAATCTCGATTCTCAACCTGCAATCTCAACCTTGTTAACGCTCAAATTAGGAGGTCAACAAAGACCAGTATGGTCGTGTAGTCGGCCCTTGGTGGGCTCGGGATCGCAATGATAAGAAATGAACAATAAAGTTTGGTTCACCCCTCAAAACTAGGCTATGTCCACTAAGTCACTTGTATATATTGAATGAAACGTTACAGAGAGCAGTCGGCATAAACAAGTCTCTCTCTTTTTGTTTGACTCATTCTAAGGTGTACTTACCCTCGATGAGCCCCAAGTCCCTAGGCTTAAGTCTTCCACCGCTTTCGCATTTAATGCGCCAAATACGTAAGTATGATTTGCTAGCTATTTCTCCACCCTTTAGTCGATACATGGTGACACAATGACATCCGTTCAggtacacttgcatgttttctTGGGACAACGTGTACCGAGCGCCTTGCTCGGTCCCAAAGTTGGTGGGAATCCACACCCGTGCGCATAATTTGTTAGCCTTACAtccttttatatttctttttgccACTGCAAAAAGGCCATGTGCAGCCATCAACGTATTCGataacaacaaaacaaagaaattatgTAAAGATTCAATAGTCAACAACTAAAAACTCTCAAAATTAGGTTACTTTTTGAAGTCTAGAAGACCATAATGAGCCCTAGAATTATTCGCCTTAAATAGAAGTAAAGGACTAGAATGGCCATTAGAGAAGGGATAATGCTATgaagattaaatttttaaactaaaattttcaaatcaaatgatgtgtaacaaataagaaataagtacgttaatcaacatttatgTAATAATCCAATAATCAACCATCACACCATTTgctttacaaatttaatttaaaaaattggtctCCTAGCATTAcctttaaaaatattattccaAAAAAGgggatttaaaaaataaaaaaatccccacaaaattcaaaaatcagCGCCAAATGTACGCCCAAACCGACTTGCCCAAACCGACCTGAAAAACCCAGAAGCTAACGGCTATAAAACTAATATGCGGAGTCTCTGTCTGTCTCACCCGCCCttatttcttccttcttctccagcgATCTCaaatctctcatttctctctctctctctcgctctcccACTCAACGAATTtcaagtttcaatttttcaaaccTCTGGTCGTCTGATCTCAAATCTCTAATCGATCAATGGAGTTTCAGCGTTCGTCGTTCTCTTTCCGATCTTCCGACTACTGGGTCCATGTGACGCTGCAGGGTTTCCAATCTCCGGCGGACTCTAAGTCCCAATTTGTCGGCGAGCTTTCTCTCCATCAATACCAGATTTTTCAGAAACGCTTCCACGCCTTTATTCTTGATGAATTTCCACTGGGTCCTGATCGATATGCTACACTCCGTTTCGCTCCCCGCCAACTCTTACTCCCCGAGTTGCGCGCTCACTTACGATCTCTCTCCTCTTCCCTCAACCTTGATCCTGCCATCTACGAAGCATTAGCCCCCTGGATCAAATCCATGGCTCGGAAATTTGCAAACCCTAATGGCTCCATGGGCTTTGTTATGGTGGCTACGGTTAAAATCCTGACCATTGAATATGTCGACCAACTGTTTGATGATATGTCTGACTCAATGGCTTTGCTTTCGATTGGTAGTAGTGATGGCGGTTCAACTTCGTCGTCAATTTCGTTGGACTTTGTGGTTGATAAATTGGGGGCAGAGAGATATTTCGAAAGGGGTGACGGCGACCTGGGTTCTTGCAGTGTGTGTTTGGAAGAATTGTCTGATGGAACCGCGAGTGAGCTCATTCGGATGCCGTGCTCTCATGTCTATCACCCATCTTGCATCCTTCGCTGGTTCAACATGGATAAGAAGACGTGTCCCAACTGCCGATATAAACTCCATGTGCAATGAGCGACCCGATTTTGATGCTGCtttgtcaaataaaattttgtgatTCTAGTTATGATTCATTAATTCTTTAGTATTCTTTGATTCTGTATTTGTTAGGATTAGTGTCGATATATGTACTTACTTTGTAAATCCCTTTTACAAAAAGTAGTTGAAATTGCAATACTCGCAATTTACGTACATGGTTTTCAGTTACCAATTATTTGTTATGATGAATGTCTGTATGTCTAACATCCTGTTTGGTTTAACTTTGTCTTTGTTGTTGTGTTCCTGGCGGATATCTTGTTCATCCTGTTTTCTAATTCCCTTTGGTTTTAATAAAATGTTGGAGAAAAAGCAATACACATGATTTGTTCTTGATTATGTGTAATGATCTGTTTGGCTTAGACTTTCTTTACTTGAAAGCTACAAAATTCTTGATTTTCGTAGTTTGCATATTTCGGTTTCTGATGAATTATTGTATATTACAACATCTTAGTTCACTTGTGGCCGTCGAAGCATGTGTTTAAGGGAGTACCTTTAGTTGACTTCTAGTTTATCTTCTTATCTAGCCGTGTAAAGATGTATTTTTGCAATACATGTTGGCCTATTTACTTTGAATTCTAAGCTGGAACTGGCATTTCTTAATCAATTTCAAATGGAATGACTTCATACTCAGAGATCTTCCAGTAGAAAAAGAGCATGATAGTATGGCGAGTTCTGGTTCTAAAGAAGCAAGGGACTGAAAAGACGACTTTTCAAATACCTTTATGTTCTCATGCATGAATTATCTGCTTTTGGGGAGCATATTAAcagcaatttcccttttttttctttggtgggAAGGGGTGTTATGGGAGGCTATTCTGTTCatcttttgtttggttttgggatAGTATGGTCGTCGTACTGAAATTTAAGGTAACATTACTGTTTCCAGTCACTGATAGTATGTTCATCTTGCTCTTGCACTTTCTGATCGCTTTCTACGTAATGGAGCTTCAAATCAATTACTTCAGCTAATCATAGAATGCAGGGGAAAAAATCTGGCAAGTCTCTGGACACTGTCGGGGTGATAGGGAAATTAACATCTGGAGTAATGGTTGGCAGTATTGCATATATGGTGGTAACTGGATGCTGCGTTGCCAACTACCTCACAATGTGCAGCTGCTAACTGCCTCAAAGTGATTCCATTAGGAAGGAGGTACTGCTTTTCTATTTGATTAATTCTTTATATTCTACTAATGCTAAATTGCTGTGAACCAGTAGCTGTAGGTAATGGTTTCTTTCAGTAGTCTAACACCTC
Proteins encoded in this region:
- the LOC126594555 gene encoding uncharacterized protein LOC126594555, encoding MEFQRSSFSFRSSDYWVHVTLQGFQSPADSKSQFVGELSLHQYQIFQKRFHAFILDEFPLGPDRYATLRFAPRQLLLPELRAHLRSLSSSLNLDPAIYEALAPWIKSMARKFANPNGSMGFVMVATVKILTIEYVDQLFDDMSDSMALLSIGSSDGGSTSSSISLDFVVDKLGAERYFERGDGDLGSCSVCLEELSDGTASELIRMPCSHVYHPSCILRWFNMDKKTCPNCRYKLHVQ